One genomic window of Elaeis guineensis isolate ETL-2024a chromosome 2, EG11, whole genome shotgun sequence includes the following:
- the LOC105053735 gene encoding polyadenylate-binding protein 7, with the protein MAVPPTVPVPALYVGDLHGEVTDADVFALFSTVGALTTVRVCRDSATGRSLGYGYVNYISAQDAKHALVKLNHSVLNGKPIRIMWSHRDPDARNSGVGNLFVKNLSDSISNAWLHQMFGKFGTILSCKVATDDDGNSRGYGFVQFDKQESAESAIEALNGTTVAGKQIYVGTFIKKSERVVLSPEAKYTNLYMKNLDQDITEELIELKFSEFGKISNVKIAKDDNGNSKGFGFVNFESPDSAKRAVEAMNGVQLGSKTLYVARAQKKAERRQILRHLYEEKRNEQIRKSMASNVYVKNIDDTVDDDALRERFSQCGSITSAKIMRDDKGISKGFGFVCFSTPEEANKAVNTLHGCMFYGKPLYVAIAQRKEERQAQLQLQYAQRMAGLTGSSTAVMPAGYPHLYYTPPGVVPQIPPRQGLVYQPFGLSPGWRPSGFVPPSGPAFQPMPLPVMPNTPRQHRQNRGRMNGPSLPQSGHPVPYLPHMQRANHLNSSKDSNSQQRFGQTKYVPNGRQREMNHGSMVPPGAPNLQGTMTLSSMLAAATPQQQKQMLGERLFPLVEKLKFDLAAKITGMLLEMDNSELLLLLESPESLAAKVEEAVEVLKLSKTNVGGQESLHPNYFSNEVAVN; encoded by the exons ATGGCGGTGCCTCCGACAGTCCCGGTGCCGGCGCTCTACGTCGGGGACCTCCACGGGGAAGTGACGGACGCGGACGTCTTCGCTCTCTTCTCCACCGTCGGGGCTCTGACGACCGTTCGCGTCTGCCGCGATTCCGCCACCGGACGCTCCCTTGGATACGGCTACGTCAACTACATTTCCGCCCAAGATG CCAAGCATGCTCTGGTGAAGTTGAATCACAGTGTTTTGAATGGCAAACCGATAAGAATTATGTGGTCCCATCGGGATCCCGATGCAAGGAACAGCGGGGTTGGAAATCTGTTTGTGAAG AACCTAAGTGACTCCATCAGTAATGCATGGCTTCATCAGATGTTTGGGAAATTTGGGACCATTTTGTCGTGTAAAGTTGCTACGGATGATGATGGGAATAGCAGAGGGTATGGATTTGTTCAATTTGACAAACAAGAGTCGGCAGAATCTGCCATTGAGGCACTCAATGGAACCACTGTCGCAGGCAAGCAAAT ATATGTTGGAACTTTCATCAAAAAGAGTGAACGTGTAGTGCTGAGCCCTGAAGCTAAATATACTAACCTGTACATGAAGAACCTGGACCAGGACATAACAGAAGAACTTATTGAACTGAAGTTCTCTGAGTTTGGTAAAATTTCTAATGTAAAAATTGCGAAAGATGATAATGGGAACTCAAAGGGATTTGGGTTTGTGAACTTTGAAAGCCCTGATAGTGCCAAAAGGGCAGTGGAAGCTATGAATGGAGTTCAACTCG GATCCAAGACCCTGTATGTGGCAAGGGCTCAGAAGAAAGCAGAACGGCGACAAATTTTGCGGCATTTGTATGAGGAAAAGCGTAACGAGCAGATCAGGAAAAGCATG GCCTCAAATGTCTATgtcaaaaatattgatgataccgTTGATGATGATGCTCTGCGGGAACGTTTCAGTCAATGTGGCAGCATCACTTCTGCAAAAATTATGCGTGACGATAAAGGAATAAGCAAAGGATTTGGGTTTGTATGCTTTAGCACTCCAGAGGAAGCCAACAAAGCTGTGAACACTCTGCATG GATGTATGTTCTACGGAAAGCCTTTGTATGTTGCAATTGCCCAAAGGAAAGAGGAAAGACAGGCTCAGTTGCAGCTTCAATATGCTCAGCGCATGGCAGGATTAACCGGTTCTTCAACTGCTGTTATGCCTGCTGGATATCCTCATCTTTACTACACTCCTCCTGGTGTTGTCCCACAAATTCCTCCAAGGCAAGGCCTTGTTTATCAGCCCTTTGGACTTAGTCCTGGATGGAGGCCTAGTGGATTTGTTCCTCCATCAGGGCCAGCTTTCCAACCAATGCCGCTTCCAGTG ATGCCAAATACTCCAAGGCAACATAGACAAAATAGGGGTCGGATGAATGGACCTTCACTGCCTCAGTCTGGACACCCTGTTCCATACTTGCCGCATATGCAACGGGCAAACCATTTGAATTCTTCCAAAGATTCTAACAGCCAGCAG CGATTTGGGCAGACCAAGTATGTGCCAAATGGACGCCAGCGTGAAATGAATCATGGATCAATGGTTCCACCAGGTGCTCCAAACTTGCAAGGTACAATGACGCTCAGCAGCATGCTTGCTGCTGCTACACCACAGCAACAAAAACAAATGCTTGGCGAACGCCTTTTCCCCTTGGTTGAAAAACTTAAG TTTGATCTTGCTGCTAAAATTACTGGAATGCTGTTGGAGATGGACAATTCTGAATTGCTTCTGCTGTTGGAGTCACCAGAATCATTGGCTGCCAAAGTGGAAGAAGCAGTCGAAGTGCTGAAGCTATCTAAAACCAACGTAGGTGGTCAAGAGTCTCTCCACCCCAATTACTTTTCAAATGAGGTTGCCGTCAACTGA